One stretch of Cohnella algarum DNA includes these proteins:
- a CDS encoding LysM peptidoglycan-binding domain-containing protein produces MDRGFFPGGGFGRPFFRPFPHPFFPNRFLFPFFFFSPFFFPFFRDGSSDDMVYAQHQTQPGDSLASIGHKYNMPQAILEEANPHLSDPNQLRAGEMVYIPRISNMVCQKTYSEMTTAAAPQQKM; encoded by the coding sequence ATGGATCGCGGATTTTTTCCCGGCGGAGGTTTCGGCCGCCCCTTCTTTCGTCCGTTCCCGCACCCGTTTTTCCCGAACCGTTTCCTGTTTCCCTTTTTCTTCTTTTCCCCGTTTTTCTTTCCGTTTTTCCGAGACGGCAGCTCGGACGACATGGTCTACGCGCAGCATCAGACGCAGCCCGGGGATTCGCTCGCCTCGATCGGGCACAAGTACAACATGCCGCAAGCCATCCTGGAGGAAGCCAACCCGCATCTCTCCGATCCGAACCAATTGAGAGCCGGCGAGATGGTGTACATTCCCCGCATTTCCAACATGGTTTGTCAAAAAACGTATTCGGAAATGACTACGGCCGCCGCCCCGCAGCAGAAGATGTAA
- a CDS encoding flavin reductase family protein yields the protein MAIIDPSEQSERDNYKLLIGSILPRPIALVTTLSEAGVVNAAPFSYFNIVTANPPMISVSVQRKNGRPKHTASHAIAAGAFVVHITDEANVEAANQAAANLPAEESELPFAGLTAVPSEKVIVPGVAEAKIRMECVLEHAYPLGGTEEEPACDLLIGRVVCFHVDDGLLQDGRIDARGLQPVSRLAGNSYGKLGEIFSLDRPE from the coding sequence ATGGCGATTATCGATCCGTCGGAACAAAGCGAGCGCGACAATTACAAGCTGTTGATCGGCAGCATTTTGCCAAGGCCGATCGCGCTGGTGACGACGTTGTCCGAAGCGGGCGTCGTGAATGCCGCGCCGTTCAGCTATTTCAACATCGTAACGGCCAACCCGCCGATGATTTCGGTATCCGTCCAACGAAAAAACGGCCGGCCCAAGCATACCGCGAGCCATGCGATTGCCGCCGGCGCGTTTGTCGTGCATATTACGGACGAAGCCAACGTCGAGGCGGCCAACCAAGCTGCGGCGAACCTGCCCGCGGAGGAAAGCGAGCTTCCGTTCGCGGGCTTGACGGCGGTCCCGAGCGAGAAGGTGATCGTTCCGGGCGTCGCCGAGGCGAAAATCCGCATGGAATGCGTGCTGGAGCATGCTTATCCGCTGGGCGGAACGGAGGAGGAGCCGGCCTGCGATTTGCTGATCGGACGCGTCGTTTGCTTCCACGTGGACGACGGGCTGCTGCAGGACGGGCGTATCGACGCGCGGGGGCTGCAGCCGGTCAGCCGCCTGGCCGGCAACAGCTACGGGAAGTTAGGCGAAATTTTTTCGCTGGATCGGCCCGAATAA